In one window of Rhodanobacter sp. FDAARGOS 1247 DNA:
- a CDS encoding TonB-dependent receptor has translation MGLLVSLGANVAQAQSITGGLYGREPGGSHVTLEVVNPATGYHRELQPDSDGRYNVGGLNPGKYTVTVLQDGSTIGTRTVVVSANVQTMVPALSGVEAAATASASATNLGAIRVSGRAIDADVMPIDVSTPEFSNNYSMSVVNQLPTGRGPESVALLSSKVKYDNQTTGLIQMGGASPAENRYYYNEFDSTYDYNGLGATYLPAEAITSTQVLSANAGVSWTSTTGGTIASTVRQGTNRFQAGYSLYFTPATSWFNPHARDSRTSQGDYYHFNSSNSHSANVANQYLFASGALVKDKLFFFAMLGNSPANTSQSNTQNRHIDTANRDKNGLLNLTWNINADQSFNVVGNRDWKNTFNNRYSLTRDYDPSSQGAYAGWTSTQVKNQFLIGNYHWQINDSMSLRLMGGYLSQSSLSPTSTSGTNLPYVIEVDPVTQVHKNIGLTTTSSKLYPFAYWRRGFKGDFTWNLGDHKITIGGEHYKHFINNVSTTTDGGDWTYYTQPGSVLPNGSPAPADGRYVAQYFISTGGPFYTVNKAFYIDDYWQASDRWIVYAGLRDDTFINKNVNGQNFWHLPLLSPRFGVSWDVYGDSTMKVGANAGKYTIPIPSSVNNGAAGAVTQWYRYYTYAGRDPNTQAPTGLTQIGPQETLINGQAPSAANVATSNIKAPYQYEFQVYVQKTLGNSWSSMAELGYSSLKRAIEDTCYTQGITDYAQARGYPDYEDSSGCPMINPGIAQVFMRDYDGDGKLDSLTVPGSVFGPAPTRKYVHLTLELTHTQNSDEPYFLDLSYTWAHLYGNYDGLLNLGTRTNGGPSEQILWDFPGLMEHSSGNLAGDVRHSLKLNGIYYFATGLRIGSTFDLSTGTPQNCLGTYPDIDNPAEQYGAASHFCNNVPAPLGAAGRTPLFWQWNLGVGYDWAISDSHHLSLDLQMQNVTNRQGGIDAEQRYDTGSFQNDGSPILNPSYGAATWQAPRTTMLIARYTFR, from the coding sequence ATGGGTTTGCTGGTGTCACTGGGCGCCAATGTCGCGCAGGCGCAATCGATCACCGGCGGCCTGTATGGCAGGGAGCCTGGCGGCAGTCATGTCACGCTCGAAGTAGTCAATCCGGCTACCGGCTACCACCGCGAACTGCAGCCGGACAGCGATGGGCGTTACAACGTGGGCGGCCTCAACCCGGGCAAGTACACCGTCACCGTGTTGCAGGACGGCTCCACCATCGGCACCCGCACCGTCGTGGTGAGCGCCAACGTGCAGACGATGGTGCCGGCGCTTTCCGGCGTCGAGGCCGCTGCCACCGCGTCGGCGAGCGCCACCAATCTCGGCGCGATTCGGGTGTCCGGACGAGCCATCGATGCCGACGTGATGCCGATCGACGTGAGCACGCCGGAGTTCTCCAACAACTACAGCATGAGCGTGGTCAACCAGCTGCCGACCGGGCGCGGCCCCGAGAGCGTCGCGCTGCTGAGCTCGAAGGTGAAATACGACAACCAGACTACCGGTCTGATCCAGATGGGCGGCGCGAGTCCGGCCGAGAACCGCTACTACTACAACGAATTCGACAGCACCTACGACTACAACGGGCTCGGTGCCACCTACCTGCCGGCCGAGGCGATCACCTCGACCCAGGTATTGAGCGCCAACGCCGGCGTGAGCTGGACCAGCACCACCGGCGGCACGATCGCCTCCACCGTGCGCCAGGGCACCAACCGGTTCCAGGCGGGTTATTCGCTGTACTTCACGCCGGCGACTTCGTGGTTCAACCCGCATGCGCGCGATTCGCGCACATCGCAGGGCGACTACTACCACTTCAATTCCTCCAACAGCCACAGCGCCAACGTGGCCAACCAGTACCTGTTCGCGTCCGGTGCGCTGGTCAAGGACAAGCTGTTCTTCTTCGCCATGCTGGGCAACTCGCCGGCCAATACCAGTCAGAGCAATACGCAGAACCGGCACATCGACACGGCCAACCGCGACAAGAACGGGCTGCTCAACCTCACCTGGAACATCAACGCCGACCAGTCGTTCAACGTGGTCGGCAACCGTGACTGGAAGAATACCTTCAACAACCGGTACAGCCTGACGCGCGACTACGACCCGTCCTCGCAGGGCGCGTACGCAGGCTGGACCTCGACCCAGGTGAAGAACCAGTTCCTGATCGGCAACTACCACTGGCAGATCAACGACAGCATGAGCCTGCGCCTGATGGGCGGATACCTGAGCCAGTCCTCGCTCAGCCCGACTTCCACCTCGGGCACCAACCTGCCTTACGTGATCGAAGTCGATCCGGTGACCCAGGTGCACAAGAACATCGGTCTCACCACCACCAGCAGCAAGCTGTATCCGTTCGCCTACTGGCGCCGCGGCTTCAAGGGCGACTTCACCTGGAACCTGGGCGACCACAAGATCACCATCGGCGGCGAGCATTACAAGCACTTCATCAACAACGTCAGCACCACCACCGACGGCGGCGACTGGACCTATTACACCCAGCCCGGCAGCGTGCTGCCAAACGGTTCGCCGGCACCTGCCGATGGCCGCTACGTGGCGCAGTACTTCATCAGCACCGGCGGTCCGTTCTACACGGTCAACAAGGCGTTCTACATCGACGATTACTGGCAGGCGTCCGACCGCTGGATCGTCTATGCGGGCCTGCGCGACGACACCTTCATCAACAAGAACGTCAACGGCCAGAACTTCTGGCACCTGCCGCTGCTGTCGCCACGGTTCGGCGTGTCGTGGGACGTCTACGGCGACAGCACGATGAAGGTCGGTGCGAACGCCGGCAAGTACACCATCCCGATTCCGTCCAGCGTCAACAACGGTGCAGCCGGCGCCGTCACCCAGTGGTACCGCTATTACACCTACGCCGGCAGGGATCCGAACACGCAGGCGCCGACCGGACTGACCCAGATCGGTCCGCAGGAGACGCTGATCAACGGCCAGGCGCCCAGCGCCGCGAACGTCGCCACGTCCAACATCAAGGCGCCGTACCAGTACGAGTTCCAGGTGTACGTGCAGAAGACGCTGGGCAACAGCTGGTCGTCGATGGCCGAGCTGGGTTACTCCTCGCTCAAGCGCGCCATCGAGGATACCTGCTACACCCAGGGCATCACCGACTACGCGCAGGCCCGTGGCTACCCGGACTACGAGGATTCCAGCGGCTGCCCGATGATCAACCCGGGCATCGCCCAGGTGTTCATGCGCGACTACGACGGCGACGGCAAGCTGGATTCGCTGACCGTGCCGGGCAGCGTGTTCGGTCCGGCGCCTACGCGCAAGTACGTCCACCTCACGCTGGAATTGACGCACACGCAGAACAGCGACGAGCCGTACTTCCTCGACCTCAGCTATACCTGGGCGCACCTGTACGGCAACTACGACGGCCTGCTCAACCTGGGTACGCGCACCAACGGCGGACCGTCCGAGCAGATCCTGTGGGACTTCCCCGGCCTGATGGAGCACAGCTCCGGCAACCTGGCCGGCGACGTGCGGCACAGCCTCAAGCTCAACGGCATCTACTACTTCGCGACCGGCCTGCGTATCGGCAGCACGTTCGATCTGTCCACCGGCACGCCACAGAACTGCCTTGGCACTTATCCGGACATCGACAACCCCGCCGAGCAATACGGCGCCGCCAGCCACTTCTGCAACAACGTACCGGCACCGCTGGGCGCGGCCGGGCGTACGCCGTTGTTCTGGCAATGGAACCTGGGCGTGGGCTACGACTGGGCCATCAGCGACTCCCATCACCTGAGCCTGGATCTGCAGATGCAGAACGTCACCAATCGCCAGGGTGGCATCGATGCGGAGCAGCGCTACGACACCGGCAGTTTCCAGAACGATGGCTCGCCGATCCTCAACCCGAGCTATGGCGCGGCAACCTGGCAGGCACCGCGGACGACGATGCTGATCGCCCGTTACACCTTTCGATGA
- a CDS encoding 1-phosphofructokinase family hexose kinase, with protein sequence MITVIGFNTAIDRLIRLDALRPGEVSRALDEQAYPGGKGLHVAQTIAALGERVQLVGLVDPAHRNMIGRLLCERGVVFHGIEVAESLRTCIALQDADGQVTEILGQGPLLDGAQQEALLRAFRRGVDDSELIVLSGSLPRGFPSTTYAELAAHVRDAGKHCLIDAGGELLQHAAQTRPFLVKPNRDEIADLLGRPIGDLAAAVEAVRELHAGGIAMPVVTMGALGAVAADATGVWHALIELEQVRNTVGSGDCLLAGMTVGMARNMNLEGILRLGVACGSANAQGQETGFVERRAVETLLAKVRVQRLA encoded by the coding sequence GTGATCACGGTCATCGGTTTCAACACCGCGATCGATCGGCTCATCCGGCTGGATGCGCTGCGTCCCGGCGAAGTCAGCCGCGCACTCGACGAACAGGCGTATCCCGGCGGCAAGGGTTTGCACGTGGCACAGACCATTGCCGCGCTGGGTGAGCGCGTGCAACTGGTCGGCCTGGTCGACCCGGCCCATCGCAACATGATCGGTCGGCTGCTGTGCGAACGCGGCGTTGTGTTCCACGGCATCGAGGTTGCCGAGAGCCTGCGCACCTGCATCGCGTTGCAGGATGCGGACGGCCAGGTCACCGAGATTCTCGGGCAGGGGCCGCTGCTGGACGGCGCGCAGCAGGAAGCCTTGCTGCGCGCGTTTCGTCGTGGCGTCGATGACAGCGAGCTGATCGTGCTGTCCGGCAGCCTGCCGCGAGGGTTTCCGTCGACCACCTATGCCGAACTGGCAGCGCATGTGCGCGATGCCGGCAAGCACTGCCTGATCGACGCCGGTGGCGAACTGCTGCAGCACGCGGCACAGACTCGACCATTTCTGGTCAAGCCCAATCGCGACGAGATCGCCGATCTGCTCGGACGTCCGATCGGCGATCTCGCCGCAGCAGTCGAGGCGGTTCGCGAACTGCATGCCGGCGGCATCGCGATGCCGGTGGTGACGATGGGTGCACTGGGCGCGGTGGCTGCCGATGCGACTGGCGTCTGGCATGCCTTGATCGAACTGGAACAGGTACGCAACACGGTGGGTTCCGGCGACTGCCTGCTGGCCGGCATGACGGTAGGCATGGCGCGAAACATGAATTTGGAGGGGATCTTGCGTTTGGGCGTGGCCTGCGGCTCGGCCAATGCGCAAGGTCAGGAAACCGGTTTCGTCGAACGACGGGCGGTTGAGACGTTGCTCGCAAAGGTTCGAGTGCAGCGTCTGGCGTGA
- a CDS encoding carbohydrate kinase family protein, producing the protein MKRILVVGEINVDLVFKHCHALPAPGREVLADDFCMTPGSSSMICAMGLARLGNPVAFRGKLGDDSWGAYCLDALRNAGIDIAAVQPQASLRTGVTVSLSTPQDRALVTFPGAIATLRADEVDDALLASADHLHVSSYYLQRALRPDCRALFARAHAAGLSTSLDPGFDPQQAWASDLLGTLEEVDLFLPNELELAAITGRERVLDGLHALHNGRTQTVVKRGQLGCASLDQGRLLEVPAFAVHPVDSTGAGDSFDAGFLHAWLRGQTLQDCMRWGSACGSLSTRRTGGTVGQASVSEVDTLLANLS; encoded by the coding sequence ATGAAGCGCATCCTGGTCGTCGGCGAAATCAACGTCGATCTGGTCTTCAAGCACTGCCATGCCTTGCCTGCGCCAGGCCGCGAAGTGCTGGCCGACGACTTCTGCATGACGCCAGGCAGCTCCTCGATGATCTGTGCGATGGGGCTGGCCCGGCTGGGCAATCCCGTGGCATTCCGCGGCAAGCTCGGTGACGACAGCTGGGGCGCCTATTGTCTCGATGCGTTGCGTAACGCCGGCATCGACATTGCCGCCGTGCAGCCGCAGGCGAGCTTGCGCACCGGCGTCACCGTCTCGCTGTCGACGCCGCAGGATCGCGCTCTGGTGACGTTCCCCGGCGCGATCGCCACGCTGCGCGCGGACGAGGTGGACGATGCGTTGCTGGCCAGCGCCGATCACCTGCACGTCTCCTCGTACTACCTGCAGCGTGCGCTGCGGCCCGATTGCCGCGCACTGTTCGCACGTGCGCATGCCGCCGGCCTGAGCACTTCGCTTGATCCCGGCTTCGATCCGCAGCAGGCGTGGGCGTCCGACCTGCTTGGCACGCTTGAGGAAGTCGACCTGTTCCTGCCCAACGAGCTGGAGTTGGCGGCCATCACTGGCCGCGAGCGGGTGCTTGATGGCCTGCATGCGCTGCACAACGGGCGCACGCAAACCGTGGTGAAGCGCGGACAGCTCGGCTGCGCCAGCCTGGATCAGGGGCGACTGCTCGAAGTGCCGGCGTTTGCGGTCCATCCGGTCGACAGCACCGGCGCCGGCGATTCGTTCGACGCCGGTTTCCTGCATGCGTGGCTGCGTGGCCAGACCCTGCAGGACTGCATGCGCTGGGGCAGTGCCTGCGGCAGCCTCTCCACGCGCCGAACCGGCGGCACGGTCGGCCAGGCCAGCGTATCGGAAGTGGACACCCTGCTGGCGAACCTGTCGTGA
- a CDS encoding SIS domain-containing protein: MHAAPLAAQQAHGYADTLREILQQPATWSDTAELLRQPQLRELMQAALVPRPSHIVLTGSGSSMYIGECLAPSLQVELGIPAQAIAAGSLLTHWRSLLPPGAGLLISLARSGDSPESCGVVDRLLADAPDYRHLVITCNANGKLATRYRNDPRVTVLVLDERTNDRSLVMTSSFTNLLLAGFGLVQRGGSDAIAAVTRLARGVQRVFDEQADALATVARGEFGKVVYLGSGGALGAAHECALKMLEMTGGAVVTVAETYLGLRHGPMSSLDDRTLVVGFLSPDPAVRAYELDLLRELSRKQLGTTRVLVGEHIPADVLGPHDVAIEQAGLGATDDALPLLADVVVGQLLAFFRCLKLGGKPDTPSQGVLTRVVEHFPMHRERSSESEHEGEA; the protein is encoded by the coding sequence TTGCATGCAGCCCCGTTGGCGGCGCAGCAGGCGCACGGCTACGCCGATACCCTGCGCGAGATCCTGCAGCAGCCGGCGACCTGGTCGGATACGGCCGAGCTGCTGCGCCAGCCGCAACTGCGCGAGCTGATGCAGGCAGCGCTGGTGCCGCGCCCGAGCCATATCGTGCTGACCGGTTCGGGCAGCTCCATGTATATCGGCGAATGCCTGGCACCCAGCCTGCAGGTCGAGTTGGGTATCCCCGCCCAGGCGATTGCAGCCGGCAGCTTGCTCACGCACTGGCGCAGTTTGCTACCACCCGGCGCCGGCTTGCTGATTTCGCTGGCGCGTTCCGGCGACAGCCCGGAAAGCTGTGGCGTGGTGGATCGCCTGCTGGCGGATGCCCCCGACTATCGCCACCTGGTCATCACCTGCAACGCCAACGGCAAGCTCGCCACCCGTTATCGCAATGACCCGCGGGTTACCGTGCTGGTGCTGGACGAGCGCACCAATGACCGTAGCCTGGTGATGACCAGCAGCTTCACCAACCTGTTGCTGGCCGGCTTCGGCCTGGTTCAGCGCGGAGGCAGCGACGCCATCGCGGCGGTAACCCGGCTGGCGCGCGGCGTCCAGCGCGTCTTCGACGAACAGGCCGATGCGCTTGCGACCGTCGCCCGTGGCGAGTTCGGCAAGGTCGTCTATCTCGGCAGTGGCGGCGCGCTCGGCGCGGCCCACGAATGTGCGCTGAAGATGCTGGAGATGACCGGCGGCGCGGTCGTCACGGTGGCGGAAACTTATCTCGGCCTGCGCCACGGGCCGATGTCGAGCCTGGACGACAGGACCCTGGTGGTCGGCTTCCTGTCACCGGACCCGGCGGTGCGTGCCTACGAGCTCGACCTGTTGCGCGAACTGTCACGCAAGCAACTGGGCACGACCCGTGTGCTGGTGGGTGAGCACATCCCGGCAGATGTGCTGGGGCCGCACGACGTGGCGATCGAGCAGGCGGGCCTGGGTGCGACGGACGATGCATTGCCGCTGCTGGCGGATGTGGTGGTGGGGCAACTGCTCGCGTTCTTCCGTTGCCTCAAGCTGGGTGGCAAACCCGACACGCCGTCGCAGGGCGTACTCACGCGCGTGGTCGAGCACTTTCCGATGCACCGGGAGCGCAGCTCGGAAAGCGAGCATGAGGGGGAAGCATGA
- a CDS encoding class I fructose-bisphosphate aldolase — MQEVSNTGSQLSRLALSHGKRTRLWRLLYGYGPRNGSLLVLPLDQGLEHGPTDFFPHPPAVDPSYQFELAAAGGFSAIALGIGLAEKYMAEYCGRVPLILKLNGKTNIASDAEATSPLFASVEDAVRLGADAVGYTMYVGSPRQHDEIRQFEKVRQDCERYGMPLVMWAYPRGSAVNARGGTNTLYAQDYAARVALEMGADIVKLHEPNDSVANVPAPYDKLQEEAAARCERVVRSAGRTMVLFSGGEKNDDDAAVLRKVEFYMQSGANGVMFGRNMWLRPFDQAVALVRSVHDIMAKYPR; from the coding sequence TTGCAAGAGGTTTCGAACACCGGCAGCCAACTTTCCCGGCTCGCCCTGTCCCATGGCAAGCGCACCCGTCTATGGCGGTTGCTGTACGGCTACGGTCCGCGCAACGGCAGCTTGCTGGTGCTCCCGCTTGACCAGGGGCTGGAGCATGGTCCCACCGATTTCTTTCCCCACCCGCCGGCCGTCGATCCGAGCTATCAGTTCGAGCTCGCCGCGGCCGGTGGCTTTTCTGCCATCGCGCTGGGCATTGGCCTGGCCGAGAAGTACATGGCCGAGTACTGCGGCCGGGTGCCGCTGATCCTCAAGCTCAACGGCAAGACCAACATCGCCAGCGACGCCGAAGCCACCTCGCCGCTGTTCGCCTCGGTCGAGGACGCGGTGCGTCTCGGTGCCGACGCGGTCGGCTACACCATGTACGTGGGTTCGCCGCGCCAGCACGACGAAATCCGCCAGTTCGAAAAGGTACGCCAGGACTGCGAACGCTATGGCATGCCGCTGGTCATGTGGGCGTATCCCCGCGGCAGCGCGGTCAACGCCAGGGGTGGCACCAATACGCTCTACGCGCAGGATTACGCCGCCCGCGTGGCGCTGGAGATGGGCGCCGACATCGTCAAGCTGCACGAGCCGAACGACAGCGTGGCGAATGTACCGGCGCCTTACGACAAGTTGCAGGAGGAGGCCGCTGCCCGCTGCGAACGCGTGGTGCGCTCGGCCGGTCGCACGATGGTGCTGTTCTCCGGCGGCGAGAAGAACGACGATGACGCGGCGGTACTGCGCAAGGTCGAGTTCTACATGCAGTCCGGCGCCAATGGCGTGATGTTCGGTCGCAACATGTGGCTGCGCCCGTTCGATCAGGCAGTGGCGCTGGTTCGCTCCGTCCACGACATCATGGCGAAATATCCGCGCTGA
- a CDS encoding amidohydrolase family protein, producing MSDSSSRSQFLMQAGCLCCAPPGGAGTVRIEGSKNPLQTRPDAGKSGLRLKDFQPRSMLQVPKTRIEQPRFPVIDVHAHLSWSSNVRSGISVGEEVTLFARPEDLLPVMDRKGIRTLVNLTGGVGAGLEKSIRSFDQAAPGRFLTLTEPSYEYFAEPNYAQLQGDAIDHAKHVGARGLKLLKTLGLYLRERIDEGPLVAVDDRRFDPMWEACAAHDLPVFLHVSDPEAFFLPTDENNERYEELANHPDWSFYGPEFPGNAELLAARDRLIARHPKTTFALLHVGNNAENLAAVAACLDRFPNTVIDISARIGELGRQPRIAQRFFDRYQDRIMFGTDAVPSPYGDDVPQQLFGDELYEIYYRFLETDDEYFDYAPAPTPPQGRWSIYGLALPDEVLRKVYHDNAARLLKIAHE from the coding sequence ATGAGCGACAGTTCCTCCCGATCGCAGTTCCTGATGCAGGCTGGCTGCCTGTGCTGCGCGCCGCCCGGCGGCGCCGGTACGGTGCGCATCGAGGGCAGCAAGAATCCCCTGCAAACCCGGCCTGACGCTGGCAAGAGCGGGTTGCGACTGAAGGACTTCCAGCCGCGCAGCATGCTGCAGGTACCGAAGACGCGCATCGAGCAACCGCGCTTCCCGGTCATCGACGTGCACGCGCACCTGAGCTGGTCGAGCAACGTGCGCAGCGGCATCTCGGTGGGCGAAGAAGTGACCTTGTTCGCCCGGCCCGAGGATCTGCTGCCGGTGATGGATCGCAAGGGCATCCGTACCCTGGTGAACCTCACCGGCGGCGTCGGCGCCGGCCTGGAAAAGAGCATCCGCAGCTTCGACCAGGCCGCACCCGGCCGTTTCCTCACCCTCACCGAACCGTCATACGAATACTTTGCCGAACCGAACTATGCGCAGTTGCAGGGCGACGCGATCGACCATGCCAAACATGTCGGCGCGCGTGGACTGAAACTGCTGAAGACGCTGGGCTTGTATCTGCGCGAACGGATCGACGAAGGCCCGCTGGTGGCGGTGGACGACCGCCGCTTCGATCCGATGTGGGAAGCCTGTGCCGCCCACGACCTGCCGGTATTCCTGCACGTCTCCGACCCGGAGGCATTCTTCCTGCCTACCGACGAGAACAACGAGCGCTACGAGGAACTGGCCAATCATCCGGACTGGTCGTTCTACGGTCCGGAGTTCCCCGGCAATGCGGAGTTGCTCGCCGCGCGCGACCGCCTGATCGCACGCCATCCGAAGACCACGTTCGCCCTGCTTCACGTGGGCAACAACGCGGAAAACCTCGCCGCCGTGGCCGCCTGCCTCGATCGCTTCCCCAACACGGTGATCGACATCAGCGCGCGCATCGGCGAGCTGGGTCGCCAGCCACGCATCGCGCAACGCTTCTTCGACCGTTACCAGGACCGGATCATGTTCGGCACCGACGCGGTACCATCACCGTACGGGGACGACGTGCCGCAGCAGCTGTTCGGCGACGAGCTCTACGAGATCTACTACCGCTTCCTGGAAACCGACGACGAATACTTCGATTACGCACCGGCGCCGACGCCGCCGCAGGGTCGCTGGTCGATCTACGGACTCGCCCTGCCGGACGAAGTGCTGCGCAAGGTTTACCATGACAACGCCGCCCGACTTCTGAAAATCGCCCATGAGTGA
- the agaR gene encoding transcriptional repressor AgaR, translating to MSETPVASRRLLVEERRRLIVELVEQQGRATVEELATRFGTSTVTIRADLDALARSSAIARSHGGALPAAPATNDTPLNIKETRWHAQKLRIGQAAAKMIRDGETIILDSGSTTVEIARQIRQLKFESLTVITNALNIAMELSGLPQIRVMMLGGMLRQTSYSLVGPDAEQALAKLSADRLFLGVDGLDPEVGVTTPDPLEAALNALMIRVSRQTIAVLDASKLGQRSLSVITPVKNLDIVITDTSAPAETVEALRAAGVQVVLV from the coding sequence ATGAGTGAAACCCCCGTCGCCTCCCGCCGCCTGCTGGTCGAAGAACGTCGCCGCCTGATCGTCGAACTGGTCGAACAGCAGGGGCGCGCCACGGTGGAGGAACTGGCAACCCGCTTCGGCACCTCCACCGTCACCATCCGTGCAGACCTGGACGCGCTCGCGCGCAGCTCGGCAATCGCCCGCTCGCATGGCGGTGCCTTGCCGGCTGCGCCAGCAACGAACGACACCCCGCTCAATATCAAGGAAACCCGCTGGCACGCGCAGAAGCTGCGCATCGGCCAGGCCGCGGCGAAAATGATCCGGGACGGCGAGACGATCATCCTCGATTCCGGCTCGACCACGGTGGAGATCGCCCGGCAGATCCGCCAGCTGAAGTTCGAATCGCTCACGGTGATCACCAACGCGCTGAATATCGCGATGGAGCTGTCCGGCCTGCCGCAGATTCGCGTGATGATGCTGGGTGGCATGCTTCGGCAGACTTCGTATTCACTGGTCGGCCCGGATGCCGAGCAGGCGCTGGCCAAGCTTTCCGCGGATCGCCTGTTCCTCGGCGTCGACGGCCTCGATCCGGAGGTGGGCGTAACCACGCCCGATCCGCTCGAGGCGGCATTGAATGCGCTGATGATCCGCGTCTCGCGCCAGACCATTGCCGTGCTCGATGCCAGCAAGCTGGGCCAACGCAGCCTGTCGGTGATCACGCCGGTGAAGAACCTCGACATCGTGATCACCGACACCAGCGCGCCGGCCGAAACCGTCGAGGCACTGCGCGCCGCCGGCGTGCAGGTCGTGCTGGTCTGA